GTTGCACATGGACTAATAGGCAATTGGCTTGAACAACCGACTTAGTTGCACGTATTGCTGGTAGGGGAGGTGAGGCAGGGTGTGCCAACAGTGAAAAACTAGACGTCCACTAGTAGGGAGGAGGGTTGCACATCTACTACTAGGTAGTTGGCCAGGGCAGTAGACTAGTTGCAAATAAGGTTGTCATGGTTGCTAGGTTGCAACCTCATAGGAAGTTGGATTATGCAACACCaaaaattggttttgaaaaaagttGCACCAGGTAGTACTAAAGTTGCATCACGCAGTACTAAAGTTGCACCATATAGCACGAAAGTTGGCAtcaaaaaaatttcatcaaaacatacccatgcgggatctagtttcaaatATCTCGGCACGATGATTCCAACGATGGAAACAGATCTGAATTCCAATGCGCGGTTTGAAAGCCATTTGTGAAAGATAGTTAAATCAGGCACATGCGGAGAGAGAGAATGGACATCAAGTACTGCTTTTCCTCCTAATCATATTCCCTGGCCCACCATGGAGGGAGAAAACAGCCCAAAACTAGGCCATGTGGTTCCGACCAGGTGACACCTAAACCACATACGCGAGAAATGAAGTGGCCAGGAGCCGACCGCTCGGTTCGCCCAAATAGTGTGTATGCACTTTTTAAATTTTAGGATTTCTGAAAgcagaaacattttttgaaattctaaaCAATTTTCTAAAAAGTTGTGGACATTTTGAAGAAAAACAtaccaaacaaaatttgaaaaaatgatcattttttgaaaattgcgAACAATTTTGTACcgtgaacttttttgaactccTGAATAAAATGGACATTTTGCGGAAAAAaattgaaacatgaacattttttaaaatttgtgaacaattgtttataatgagaacatttttttaaaagtgcaaacattttttgaaaatcctgGGCACTTTTCGGATTTATGAACAAAACAATAAAACAcaaagatttttttaaaaaaatgaggAAAGGAAAATAAAATTGAAAATAAAACATTAAAATGGAAGGAAAGAAAATGGTGAGGAAAAAattaaatagaaacaaaaaaacaaacagaaaagggaaaaggagagaaaagaaaaaaaggaaaacaaaaaatagaACAAGGAAAAAAAACCGGTTCAAAAACCTTCTAGAAGTTTTCCAAAAACAAAAAAACGGCTGggaaaggttcccaaaaccggggaCGTTGAAACGcttaaacgggccggcccagctggaACGATTGCTCAATCTCCCCTGTGCGAAGCAGCGACAGTTCGACGCAAAATGTGTCGAATAGGGATTTCCTGTCGTGAAGCCACAGAGAGTCCTTTTCAAAGTGAAACCCCACCCGAATGCAAGCGCAAAGCCCAACCAAAATGACGCTTTCCGTCACTTCCACGTGCAAGCCTGGCTCGAAGCTTGAGACCGGTCCAAATTGTCTTTGGGGTCTTTCTGGGCCGGAGCCTGGCTCGGGTTTTTCGGCCAGGGTTGTCCAAACCCAGGTAAGCTAAGTGGGTGTTTTTCTAGTAAGGCCATCGTGGCTAACTTTATTAACTTAGATCAAAATTAATCCCTCAAACGAAATatattttggatgattaatgcctTCCAGGGGAAGGGGTAGAGATGTTGTTATGCGCCGAAAAAATGGTGTTCTTGGAATGTGAGAAAACCTCTTTTTTACATGAGAAATGTTTGCTGCCAACTTTTTTTAGATCATCTATAACCGTGCGTCCCAAACCGGCCTCAAATGCGTGGTCGGACGGCCCGGTCATAAAAAATTGACCCAGACAGTCGTCTCaaatgcccgggctgaccggcaacCCTCATATCCATCCCAAATATAGAGCGGATATGGGGCGCTCGGCGTGTCCGCCATGTTGGAGCCGGCCCACGCTGGCCCACCCAACCCCACATATATTTCTCTTCATCCACTCGACGGACCAAACCCTAACCACTTCACTCCATTCCCCTCCGCCACACGATCTCACCTCCGGccttctccggcatggcgggcaggCGGCTGATGCGGCGGCCGCAGAGGAGGAACCGCGCCCACATTGTGAAGAAGTGGCAGCGGAGGAAGACGCGCGTCCTCGCCCGAGAGCGGAATCGGGTAGTCCGTACCATGCCCGGACTGCCAccaaaggaggagaaggaggacaacAACGGTGAGGACAGCTCCGGCTCGATCCTATTGCGCCTTCGACCGGTAGTTCCACGAGAAGGACGACAATGGCGCCGTGAAGGGCAAGGTCAGCCGGGGATGATCTTgtccaccatagccaaacatgccaaaaATTGATAGTCCGGTGGCATGTGGCAATGTAGTAGTCAGACGATGTGTAAATGCATCGTTtacgtagttgcatgagtttgtatggatttgaggtatGCTAATTGAGTCGACCGGTTGCGAGAAGGAAAATTTTATGCTTGACCTGTGAGCGTCCGCGGGCGTTTAAGGGGTCGGATTTGGGGCGTCCGGGTGTAGATGGTCTGAGGGGACCTTTGATGCGAATTAAGCTGCTGCCAAGTGGCACATAGGTACGTACGTATGTGCCCACGTACCTGAGCGGCGTGAGTCAAGTCAAGTCGTGTTCCCCGTCCCGTCTCACACCACACCACACCCACGCGgactcctccctcccccctctcgACTTTGCCCTGCTCGACGGTGCTCTATAGTAGTAGCTTCACTCGTTTCAGCGTCTTCACTCGTTTCAGCGTCTCCCTCGACACCCTCTCCGCGTCCACACCCAAGCCAAGCCAAACCAAACCATTTTTCTACTAGTATTGCCCTGTGTAAATTCGCCGGAAACTTCTCACTGATAACTTGGgccgcttctcctcctcctcgctctctcCACAGCATAAGAGGCCGGGGCCGCCAGCACTATGGTAGCAACTCTGCTGCTTCTTGCTGCCTTCTCTCGCCAAGAAAAAAACACCTCCAAATCCATCGCCGTCGATGATCCTCTCGGCCTTCCTTCTCATCTGCTGCGCCGTCGCCACCTGGACGGTGTCCCCGGCCAAGGCACGCCAAAGCCAAAGCCCATCATCTGAAATGGGAGCAGATCATCATCAAGCTTATGGCACCTTGGACCAGGTAACGAAGATGGTGTGCGCCTTGTTCAGCCGCAGCTGGTTCTGCTCTGCTGCAACTTTCTATTCTATGACTACACACATTCAGTCAGAAACCTGATTGACACTTTCGTTCGGTGCCGCGCCGCGTCGCGTCGATCGATCGATCGGTCGTATCTTGGCAGGTGAAGGCGGCTCTTCAGCGGGTGGGGCTCGAGTCGTCCAACCTCATCATCGGGGTGGATTTCACCAAGAGCAACCAGTGGACAGGTGCTCTCTCTTCCTCACTCACTGTCTGAAAACTTTATACAGCCAGCTCCTTTTTCTTCAGTTATGACTTGTGACTGAGGAGCAGAGCAGTAGTTCTGAACTTTTGACGGATGGACGAATGATTGAACAGGGAAGCGCTGCTTCGGCGGGAGGAGCCTGCACGACCTCGCCGCCGGCCCGAACCCGTACGAGGAGGCCATCGGCATCGTCGGCGACACGCTGTCGGCCTACGACGAGGACAACGCCATCCCCTGCTTCGGCTTCGGGGACAGTAAGTCACTCTGGAAAGGTGGTGTCCGGCCCGGTGCTGAACTAACTGGCTTATCATCTCATTCGTCTGCCTGCCGCCAGCGTCCACGCACGACCAGGGCGTGTTCAGCTTCTACGGGGACAGGCGGCCGTGCGCCGGCATCCCGGAGGCCCTGCTGCGTTACCGGGAGATCGCCGCCACCGTTCAGCTCTCCGGTACCATCATCTTGCCACTGATTTCTGCAAGAGGAAGACTGGTCTTGTGAGTTGGTG
This window of the Triticum aestivum cultivar Chinese Spring chromosome 5D, IWGSC CS RefSeq v2.1, whole genome shotgun sequence genome carries:
- the LOC123122673 gene encoding E3 ubiquitin-protein ligase RGLG2, which translates into the protein MILSAFLLICCAVATWTVSPAKARQSQSPSSEMGADHHQAYGTLDQVKAALQRVGLESSNLIIGVDFTKSNQWTGKRCFGGRSLHDLAAGPNPYEEAIGIVGDTLSAYDEDNAIPCFGFGDTSTHDQGVFSFYGDRRPCAGIPEALLRYREIAATVQLSGPTSLAPIIEAAMGIVQRSGHQYHILLIIADGQVPRGCGAHRASSPDESRSENYMEERTLQALIQASHFPLSIVLVGVGDGPWDDDQMRFHDGRRRFDNFQFVDFTKIMSAEMSRAEKGERFALEALEKIPSQYAAIISQRISDLAARAPARTPLPPPS